In the genome of Euwallacea fornicatus isolate EFF26 chromosome 21, ASM4011564v1, whole genome shotgun sequence, the window CACACTGCAAAGACCAATGTTTTGATTGATATGTCCGTCTTCACGGTTTCTTTCCATTGTTCATGGACGAATCTCCCGGATGGCCGAAGGGCATACTGAACCTGTTGTGAGCCATGAGGTCCGCGTAAAACTTGAGCTGCTCCGGGGTGGGAATGGGCAACATGGGATGGGGCATGTTCGATAAATTCGAATAGACGTTCTGTAAGGCCGCCTGATAGTAGAACGGTTCCATGAGAGGAATGAAGGGGTTCTGAGTCTCCGGAGGAACGAACCTCGGTAGATAAGGCTGGTGCATTTGCGGGGGAAGAACCGGAGGTTTGTGCTTGCTTAAATCGGGTTTGGGAAGGGCTGAGCTGCTCTTCATGTAATGGTGATTAGGAGCTGGAACCTCGGATGCGTTTTTGTACATGCCGCTGTTGTACTTTGAATGTCTTAATTCGTCCGATTTTAATTTGGCGATTTTTTGCGCATAAGTCTCCGAGCCTGATCTTTTATGAGACCCCCGCGACGCAGTCGAGCATTGCTTCGGATTGACCAGAGTTATCTCTAAATTGGGTCCCAATTTACGACCGTCGGGCAAAGGAGGAGTTGTTTTATACAAATTCTTAGTCACGCTAGCTCTATTAAAAGAAGTCTGCGCTGTTGTGGAGTAGTTCTGCAACATCGGCATCACTTCAATTGCAGGTTTTTGCGGACTGGTCAGCGACAAATCCATGGGATCACCACTAGATTGTCGCATAGGACTGCTGGTCACAGATTTGGGCGTATGAGACATCATACTCGGCTGAAAAATGTCTTTGGGGTTCCCATATACCACCTTCTCAGAATAGGTGTAAATGGATCTGGACTGAACAACTTTTGGGGGCGTAGCACCGTTAAggaactgaaaattttcaggttTCACTGGTGTGGAAGGAGGGGCAGGAGCTTTGATTTGAGTTATGTTTATGCTTGCGGGTAGTGCAGGAGGGCTTCTTTTAGGCAATACGTTGGAGAGCAAGGGGGGAGGTCCCATCGGAGGTTCAATTGGGAAATTTGCAGCTGGGGATTGAATTACTGAAGGTCGAAATTCTTTTACGGTAGTCGAGGCGGATTTTACAGGAGTCACTTCCAATCCGCCCTCCTTTAAAATGTCTAATTTTATCCTTTTTACACCACGTAAAGATGCTTCATCTTCTCGTTTAATTGAATCAGTTCTAGCTGACGCAGGGGAAGTAACACTTGCGCTTTCTTTAGGAGTTTCCCCGATTTTACTAGTCGCGGGACTGGTCTCCTTTCCTTCCATCGGAGACAAGTTTTTCTCAGGTACCGCTACTGTAACTATTGGAGCCACTGCATTCGTAATCGGTTCGGGCAAGATCGAACCTTCCGTTTTAGTTCCCTCCGGAATAGACGGCTTCACCCCATCAGGCTCTTCCTCTTTAATCTTCTCCTCCTCTCTCTTAACATCTTCACTCAATTCCTCAACTTTCACTTCGACTGTCACATTAGTCTCCACTTTAACTTCCACCCTAATACCGAGTTGCATTTCTTCCAACTGACACTTTTCCGTATTTATAGGCTTAAAGTCCTCAGGTTCACTCTTGATTATTATTGGCGAAGATGGGATTTGATCGGGGAGAACACTTGTGGTTTCACTAATAGTTTTTTGAGTTTCCCCGTTGGATTTGTCTTTCTGTCTCTCTGGTTTCACCCGAATGCTGCGCAGTGTAGACGTTTTGCCTGACGGGGATGGCGAATCCTGTAACAAATATTCATGAATATGTAACAATTGGAAAAACCAAGTGATACATATTTGCTAAGAATAAGATACCTGTTTTTACTACAGGGAGGATTGGTACTGAAGGTGAGTGCAAGTCTCACTTATAGTtactgtttgtttttattgtcaaggCGACAGAAGACCAAACCAAGAACACAACAACGTCTACAGTTAaatgaaattgtaaaattttcgggTTAATTCGGGATAATTCTGGTTAATTCGAATAAGGTTAATATTTGAACATATTACCCAATAAAAATAGATGCGGTGAGCCTTGTGATTTCACATATAGTgcgttaataatatttttcaatcgaCTCCATCCATGGAATTTTGTTGATGTTCTAAGGtcgatttttgaataaaatcatcatttttacataatcAATGTGTCTTTTGTGGGAAAGTAGCACCTGAACCTTTTCCTTGCGTTAGCGCAGAGAAATATACCTTTTCGCATGGAAATGTGTGTGGGAAAGCGTGCTTTCTCTCATTTTAAGATTTGTAAAAACACTagggacttttcaaaatgcTTATCAGTTTTAGTAAAAGGAGTTTAATTACCTACCTTGACGGCCGTAGTTTCGGGCACTGGTGGACTGGTGCTGGACCTGGAAGTCGATGGTGTGTCGGGTGCTGAGTCAGAATCACTTGAGGCAGACTCAGGAAGGCCTGCTTGTTTGTTTTTCAGTCTTCGCCGTTCAACGGATGGTATCGGTTTGTCTTCTTCGCCTTTTTCGTGTCTCTCGTAGGCCaacaaaaatctaataaatccACATTAACCCacattctttaattttaaatctcaTTACTGACCTTTCGTAATGCCTTCGTATAATAGTGGCAGCACTTGTGCTATTTAAATGACCAGTCATGTCATCAAAAATTGACTTCCACAGCCTATTGGTGGTCACACATTCGTATCCTCCGAGTTTTTGGACCCTCGTATAAAACTCGTGCAAATTTACTATtgccaaaaagaaaatatatatagtATACTCTCAGAGCTGTCTGTAATTCAACTACTTCGTTTGAGTAGTTGCGACACTTTCGCATACTCTGACGTTCTTCACATGAGGACAAATAGCCGAAACTTACATTCTTTATAACCTAAAGAAGGCACCCGTCCCATGGGAAGCTGCTTCGCTTTCATGAAATCTGataaaactttcataaattGCTTGTTTTCATTGTTCTCGTGACACCTCGTGCTTCGACGCGTCGCCACACTGGAATTGGTTGAACAGACACCATTGGACCTTTCGGTAATCTGAAAtttcgttaatatttttaatgtgaaaaaaaaaagcaaaatgcGACAATAATCGCATACCCTGGCAAAATGATTGCTAACTGACGATTCAGATTCGTTGCTCTCGGATCCTGGAGAGGCACTCCGCTTTTTCCGCCTGCCCCTGGGACGACCCTTTAATTTTGGAGCCAAATGATTACACAGCAATTCGTGCCCTTCCAATTCGGGATAATCAAAAGTGTCTCGGCAAAACAGCACCTGCATATAGTGCACTTTAGACCCACTGAAAAAACGCAAGATAAAGGCCACCTACCCTAGTGTTGGGGTGTTTTACGTAGAACCCGCCGAGGGCGTTcacaattttgtattttaggtAAAAATCCTCCACACCCTCTAAGCGTTTCATCATCGCCCTGTATCGGCAATATTTGGGAAAGCTGAGAATGATCACGTGAGGACCCGTCATTGGCGGTtctaaatatgtaatttataatttattagcccaataataaaatttgaatattaatgatttctGCAAATTGCTCAACAACCACAAATCGACCATTATTATCACTATAATATATTCCATTGTAAAACATCACCAATACTAGACAAAGTAAACAAAGTAAACGTTCTTGTCTCAGTCATACGGGGGTACATTACCATTTTCTATTATCCCGAACGCACATAGTTATGTAGGAATCGTGCTGTTTCGGTTTACATAATGATAACctcaacaataaaataacaattaaatgcTTTAATGCTGTTGGTGCTACAGGTTACctagtttctttttgtaattgATGGGCAAACAATTTTATCGGGCTTTCAAGATACTTCACAAGTATTTATAGCAGTTCCGTCTGAGTAGTGCTGATAAATCCATCAGAAAACTGAGAAGTGCCAACAAGTTTCTTGTAGACCTATTTCCACGAAGAATAAAATTGAGCAAGTGAGTTactatgttttaaaaattgctgtCAATACGGTTCAATGAAAGAAGACATTTTATATATTCCACTTTTCGATAACAATTTCGAAAGcctatgaaaatgaaatttgtattattaGATTAATCCGTTTTTTGGCAAAGCTATTTCGTTAATATGCTACGAACCAAAATTTCCTGAGAATGTGAAACAAATTTCAGAATATTCTCCATAGCACCAAAAGCAAATGTCGAACGTAACtaatgatattttcaattacgaTCGTAAGATATAATTGCTTATTTCGAATAACTGCGTTCGAAATTTTACAACTCAcaccaaatattatttaaaaaaatataacgtCTTATAGTGTTCGTATAAGAGAtgatttatgtaaattgttttaataaaatatagataTTAACATATACCTATATAATAATGTgatgtttaattttgtttgtggaTCACCTTGTATGTATGATTTAacctaatttaaaaataactgtgATAAGTGTGATATAAGACCAAACAATTTTCACAGCAATTACTTCAGTCTCTTGTGCAATTTACAGCCAATATCATTGTTTGCTGAATCACCTTGATAGGTTTTTAACACACAAACAACGCTTCGCTAGCTAGAAATGCCCGTTTCAAGGGAAATTGTTTTTGACCGAATTACAGAGAAGTAATTTACCcaacattaacaacaaaatttttcctcACACCTTGCTAGAAGcataaattatgcaaattaatCTTGGATGTTTGCTCTTTCAAGAGCTTTGATATACGAGGAGATTCCATTAGAacttaaatacatttttcttagatatttttcatttttattattagatatCTGCACACACTTTTACTTTACATGTTTTCAAGGAAACTGGCATCACTCAcggaaataatataaaaaatgaatgattTCATTGTCACCGTAGACAATATACGGgcataaaattgtttacaatTACCATAGTAATAGTTGTGACCCTCTTCTTTACAATCGAGTGAAACCAATCCATCCTCGAATATGCCATTTTGTGTACAACTGCGAACAAGTGAGCCGCTGAATCgcaattttgttgaatttttattatttttattgaaatgaaatGTCTCAAGGTTGCTTCGTAATTTCATAAGCATTTTTATGGTcaaggaaacattttttttcttccattttctaataaagaaaatcaattGGGAACCATAAACACTGGCTCAGAACTTTTAAATGCACACCCCAACAAAATGTGCGACTTTATGCAAATGAGCGGATCACAGAAATATGTGGTTTACCaattctgaaaattaattgtatGTGCATACATACAATAACAAGTAACTATAAATCCGTGTAGATTAATAAAATGCCTCGTTGATAGAGTTTCAGCATCGTTGATCTCTGCTTGGACTGAAAAGGGGATTACGATAGTACATTTTTCAGATCGCTAAACTATGTTTTCCAAATATATCATTGCTATATGCCTGATGCTGTTGGGGGCGGTTCTTGTGCAATGTAACCCTCAAAGAATCACAAGTACTAGTATCGCTCAAGCTCAAAACCAATTCATAGGGAATACCAGGCCTTCTAAACAGGATTGTGTTTGCATAAATTGGCG includes:
- the LOC136345827 gene encoding AT-rich interactive domain-containing protein 5B-like isoform X1 — protein: MDISDVQLVGGPCGQHGPYTFYKAFKYAKSGVKKLITLSEFFFVKMWRDSDLLCIGELQLLWTDKNSEQTLTSLRLYFLPENTPEGRMDQGEDEVLAISEKVVIRLEDLITWITVETEWNWGRLAKCEEELKSVSIESEQLALPRKPAGNSFTLSENTMDFSDVEQERDKYEPPMTGPHVIILSFPKYCRYRAMMKRLEGVEDFYLKYKIVNALGGFYVKHPNTRVLFCRDTFDYPELEGHELLCNHLAPKLKGRPRGRRKKRSASPGSESNESESSVSNHFARITERSNGVCSTNSSVATRRSTRCHENNENKQFMKVLSDFMKAKQLPMGRVPSLGYKELNLHEFYTRVQKLGGYECVTTNRLWKSIFDDMTGHLNSTSAATIIRRHYERFLLAYERHEKGEEDKPIPSVERRRLKNKQAGLPESASSDSDSAPDTPSTSRSSTSPPVPETTAVKDSPSPSGKTSTLRSIRVKPERQKDKSNGETQKTISETTSVLPDQIPSSPIIIKSEPEDFKPINTEKCQLEEMQLGIRVEVKVETNVTVEVKVEELSEDVKREEEKIKEEEPDGVKPSIPEGTKTEGSILPEPITNAVAPIVTVAVPEKNLSPMEGKETSPATSKIGETPKESASVTSPASARTDSIKREDEASLRGVKRIKLDILKEGGLEVTPVKSASTTVKEFRPSVIQSPAANFPIEPPMGPPPLLSNVLPKRSPPALPASINITQIKAPAPPSTPVKPENFQFLNGATPPKVVQSRSIYTYSEKVVYGNPKDIFQPSMMSHTPKSVTSSPMRQSSGDPMDLSLTSPQKPAIEVMPMLQNYSTTAQTSFNRASVTKNLYKTTPPLPDGRKLGPNLEITLVNPKQCSTASRGSHKRSGSETYAQKIAKLKSDELRHSKYNSGMYKNASEVPAPNHHYMKSSSALPKPDLSKHKPPVLPPQMHQPYLPRFVPPETQNPFIPLMEPFYYQAALQNVYSNLSNMPHPMLPIPTPEQLKFYADLMAHNRFSMPFGHPGDSSMNNGKKP
- the LOC136345827 gene encoding AT-rich interactive domain-containing protein 5B-like isoform X3 yields the protein MWRDSDLLCIGELQLLWTDKNSEQTLTSLRLYFLPENTPEGRMDQGEDEVLAISEKVVIRLEDLITWITVETEWNWGRLAKCEEELKSVSIESEQLALPRKPAGNSFTLSENTMDFSDVEQERDKYEPPMTGPHVIILSFPKYCRYRAMMKRLEGVEDFYLKYKIVNALGGFYVKHPNTRVLFCRDTFDYPELEGHELLCNHLAPKLKGRPRGRRKKRSASPGSESNESESSVSNHFARITERSNGVCSTNSSVATRRSTRCHENNENKQFMKVLSDFMKAKQLPMGRVPSLGYKELNLHEFYTRVQKLGGYECVTTNRLWKSIFDDMTGHLNSTSAATIIRRHYERFLLAYERHEKGEEDKPIPSVERRRLKNKQAGLPESASSDSDSAPDTPSTSRSSTSPPVPETTAVKDSPSPSGKTSTLRSIRVKPERQKDKSNGETQKTISETTSVLPDQIPSSPIIIKSEPEDFKPINTEKCQLEEMQLGIRVEVKVETNVTVEVKVEELSEDVKREEEKIKEEEPDGVKPSIPEGTKTEGSILPEPITNAVAPIVTVAVPEKNLSPMEGKETSPATSKIGETPKESASVTSPASARTDSIKREDEASLRGVKRIKLDILKEGGLEVTPVKSASTTVKEFRPSVIQSPAANFPIEPPMGPPPLLSNVLPKRSPPALPASINITQIKAPAPPSTPVKPENFQFLNGATPPKVVQSRSIYTYSEKVVYGNPKDIFQPSMMSHTPKSVTSSPMRQSSGDPMDLSLTSPQKPAIEVMPMLQNYSTTAQTSFNRASVTKNLYKTTPPLPDGRKLGPNLEITLVNPKQCSTASRGSHKRSGSETYAQKIAKLKSDELRHSKYNSGMYKNASEVPAPNHHYMKSSSALPKPDLSKHKPPVLPPQMHQPYLPRFVPPETQNPFIPLMEPFYYQAALQNVYSNLSNMPHPMLPIPTPEQLKFYADLMAHNRFSMPFGHPGDSSMNNGKKP
- the LOC136345827 gene encoding AT-rich interactive domain-containing protein 5B-like isoform X2, which encodes MMAILVGGPCGQHGPYTFYKAFKYAKSGVKKLITLSEFFFVKMWRDSDLLCIGELQLLWTDKNSEQTLTSLRLYFLPENTPEGRMDQGEDEVLAISEKVVIRLEDLITWITVETEWNWGRLAKCEEELKSVSIESEQLALPRKPAGNSFTLSENTMDFSDVEQERDKYEPPMTGPHVIILSFPKYCRYRAMMKRLEGVEDFYLKYKIVNALGGFYVKHPNTRVLFCRDTFDYPELEGHELLCNHLAPKLKGRPRGRRKKRSASPGSESNESESSVSNHFARITERSNGVCSTNSSVATRRSTRCHENNENKQFMKVLSDFMKAKQLPMGRVPSLGYKELNLHEFYTRVQKLGGYECVTTNRLWKSIFDDMTGHLNSTSAATIIRRHYERFLLAYERHEKGEEDKPIPSVERRRLKNKQAGLPESASSDSDSAPDTPSTSRSSTSPPVPETTAVKDSPSPSGKTSTLRSIRVKPERQKDKSNGETQKTISETTSVLPDQIPSSPIIIKSEPEDFKPINTEKCQLEEMQLGIRVEVKVETNVTVEVKVEELSEDVKREEEKIKEEEPDGVKPSIPEGTKTEGSILPEPITNAVAPIVTVAVPEKNLSPMEGKETSPATSKIGETPKESASVTSPASARTDSIKREDEASLRGVKRIKLDILKEGGLEVTPVKSASTTVKEFRPSVIQSPAANFPIEPPMGPPPLLSNVLPKRSPPALPASINITQIKAPAPPSTPVKPENFQFLNGATPPKVVQSRSIYTYSEKVVYGNPKDIFQPSMMSHTPKSVTSSPMRQSSGDPMDLSLTSPQKPAIEVMPMLQNYSTTAQTSFNRASVTKNLYKTTPPLPDGRKLGPNLEITLVNPKQCSTASRGSHKRSGSETYAQKIAKLKSDELRHSKYNSGMYKNASEVPAPNHHYMKSSSALPKPDLSKHKPPVLPPQMHQPYLPRFVPPETQNPFIPLMEPFYYQAALQNVYSNLSNMPHPMLPIPTPEQLKFYADLMAHNRFSMPFGHPGDSSMNNGKKP